From Paraburkholderia sabiae, a single genomic window includes:
- a CDS encoding efflux transporter outer membrane subunit has product MHKYSLMAVAVALFATGCTMEPKYERPAAPVSGAFPSDGVYATQPAPGAGARTANGQSAVDIGWRDFFVDQRLQQLIDIALKNNRDLRVSVLNIEASRAQYQIARAALMPTLDAVASQSKQRTPKDLSFFGNTISNQYSVGLNASWEIDFFGRIRSLKDQALAQYLSTAQARKATEIALVASVADQYLTVLAYDDLLKVTQDTLKTAQESYRITKLQYDTGTGSELDLRQAETVVEQANADQQSQARLRAQAENALIVLVGEPLPSDLPGGLVLNDQALLTDIPAGLPSDLLTRRPDIMEAEQNLLAANANIGAARAAFFPRVSLTGSFGTLSPTLGGLFKPGSAAWSFAPQITLPIFEGGQNKANLDLATVQKNIQVAQYEKAIQTAFREVADGLAARGTYDQQIKALERNTFAEQRRLDLSDLRYRNGVDSYLAVLTAQTDLYTSQRSLITARMERLTNLVDLYKALGGGWIERAGEQPRPADAPVDYGAGSAPVAASAATAG; this is encoded by the coding sequence ATGCATAAATATTCTTTGATGGCAGTCGCCGTCGCGCTGTTCGCCACGGGCTGCACGATGGAGCCGAAGTACGAGCGGCCGGCCGCACCCGTTTCGGGCGCGTTCCCGAGCGACGGTGTCTACGCGACGCAGCCCGCGCCCGGCGCGGGTGCGCGCACGGCGAACGGTCAGTCGGCGGTCGATATCGGCTGGCGCGACTTCTTCGTCGATCAGCGCCTGCAACAGCTGATCGATATCGCGCTGAAGAACAACCGCGATCTGCGCGTGTCGGTGCTGAACATCGAGGCTTCGCGCGCGCAGTATCAGATCGCGCGCGCCGCGCTGATGCCGACGCTCGACGCCGTCGCTTCGCAGTCGAAGCAGCGCACGCCGAAGGATCTGTCGTTCTTCGGCAATACGATTTCCAACCAGTATTCGGTCGGACTGAATGCGTCGTGGGAAATCGACTTCTTCGGCCGCATTCGCAGCCTGAAGGACCAGGCGCTGGCGCAGTATCTGTCGACGGCGCAGGCGCGCAAGGCGACGGAAATCGCCCTGGTCGCGTCGGTGGCGGATCAGTATCTGACGGTGCTGGCCTATGACGATCTGCTGAAGGTCACGCAGGACACGCTCAAGACTGCGCAAGAGTCGTATCGCATCACGAAGCTGCAGTACGACACGGGCACCGGTTCCGAACTCGATCTGCGTCAGGCTGAGACGGTCGTGGAACAGGCGAATGCGGATCAGCAGTCGCAGGCGCGTCTGCGTGCACAGGCAGAAAATGCACTGATCGTTCTGGTCGGCGAGCCGTTGCCGTCGGATCTTCCGGGCGGCCTGGTGCTCAACGATCAGGCTCTGCTGACCGATATTCCGGCGGGTCTGCCGTCGGATCTGCTCACGCGCCGTCCCGACATCATGGAAGCCGAGCAGAATCTGCTGGCGGCGAACGCGAATATCGGCGCGGCGCGCGCGGCGTTCTTCCCGCGCGTGTCGTTGACGGGCAGCTTCGGCACGTTGAGCCCGACGCTCGGCGGACTGTTCAAACCGGGTTCGGCGGCGTGGAGCTTCGCGCCGCAGATCACGCTGCCGATTTTCGAAGGCGGCCAGAACAAGGCGAATCTCGATCTCGCGACCGTGCAGAAGAACATTCAGGTCGCGCAGTATGAGAAGGCGATCCAGACGGCATTCCGCGAAGTGGCCGACGGGCTTGCCGCGCGCGGCACGTACGACCAGCAGATCAAGGCGCTCGAGCGCAACACCTTTGCCGAGCAACGCCGGCTCGATCTGTCGGACTTGCGTTACCGGAACGGTGTCGACAGCTATCTCGCCGTGCTGACCGCGCAGACCGATCTGTACACGTCCCAGCGGTCGCTGATCACGGCGCGCATGGAGCGTCTGACGAACCTCGTCGATCTGTACAAGGCGCTCGGCGGTGGCTGGATCGAACGTGCGGGCGAGCAGCCGCGTCCCGCGGACGCACCTGTCGATTACGGCGCGGGCAGCGCGCCTGTTGCTGCTTCGGCGGCGACGGCGGGCTAA
- the fghA gene encoding S-formylglutathione hydrolase: protein MLELIETHASFGGTQRIYKHESKAIGLPMRFSVFMPKEAAQKKVPALFYLAGLTCTEETFPIKAGAQRFAAQHGIALIAPDTSPRGAGVPGETDSWDFGVGAGFYVDATQEPWSKHYRMYSYVRDELRETVVGELPVDGDRLGIFGHSMGGHGALMLALRNPEIYRSVSAFAPIAAPTRCPWGEKAFSGYLGADREAWKEYDASELVGKATRKFAEGILVDQGLADAFLAQQLNPDVFEAACKAAGQPLTLRRHEGYDHGYFFISTFIEDHIAHHAKVLLG from the coding sequence ATGCTCGAACTGATCGAAACGCATGCGTCGTTCGGCGGCACGCAGCGTATCTACAAGCACGAGTCGAAGGCGATCGGTCTGCCGATGCGCTTCTCCGTCTTCATGCCGAAAGAGGCCGCGCAAAAGAAGGTGCCGGCGCTGTTCTATCTCGCCGGGCTGACCTGCACGGAAGAGACGTTTCCGATCAAGGCGGGCGCGCAGCGCTTCGCCGCGCAGCACGGCATCGCGCTGATCGCGCCCGACACCAGCCCGCGCGGCGCGGGCGTGCCGGGCGAGACCGACTCGTGGGACTTCGGCGTCGGCGCGGGTTTCTATGTCGACGCGACGCAGGAGCCGTGGTCGAAGCACTATCGGATGTACTCGTATGTGCGGGACGAACTGCGCGAGACGGTCGTCGGCGAATTGCCCGTCGATGGAGACAGGCTCGGCATCTTCGGCCATTCGATGGGCGGCCACGGCGCGCTGATGCTCGCGTTGCGTAACCCGGAGATTTATCGGTCGGTGTCGGCGTTTGCGCCGATTGCCGCGCCGACGCGTTGTCCGTGGGGCGAGAAGGCGTTCAGCGGCTATCTGGGCGCGGATCGCGAGGCGTGGAAGGAGTATGACGCGAGCGAACTCGTCGGCAAGGCGACACGCAAGTTCGCCGAAGGCATTCTGGTGGATCAGGGTCTCGCCGATGCCTTTCTCGCGCAGCAGCTCAATCCGGATGTGTTCGAAGCCGCGTGCAAAGCGGCTGGTCAGCCGTTGACGCTGCGTCGGCACGAAGGCTACGACCACGGCTATTTCTTCATCTCGACCTTCATCGAGGATCACATCGCGCATCACGCGAAGGTGTTGCTCGGCTGA
- a CDS encoding nucleobase:cation symporter-2 family protein encodes MHSNTVHPCDERLPFGQLLTLGIQHVLVMYAGAVAVPLIIGSALKLPKEQIAFLISADLFSCGIATLIQTLGLWIFGIRLPVIMGCTFAAVGPMVAIGTNPSLGILDIFGSTIAAGVIGIVVAPMIGKLLRFFPPVVVGVVISVIGLSLMEVGINWAAGGVGNPDYGNPVYLGLSLVVLTLILLINKFGKGFVANISVLLGIVAGFVIAALLGRVNMEGVTNAPWVGFVMPFHFGLPHFDPLSIATMVTVMFVTFIESTGMFLAVGDMVERPVDQKALVRGLRVDGLGTLIGGIFNSFPHTSFSQNVGLIGVTGVKSRFVCAMGGVILVLLGLFPKMAQVVASVPAFVLGGAGIVMFGMVAANGIKVLSKVDFVKNHHNLFIVAVSIGLGLVPVVSPHFFAKLPPALSPLLHSGILLASVSAVVLNLIFNGVKGERAAKRDIRRAGHDFDGRSGNDDAIAGDEMLRAADMH; translated from the coding sequence ATGCACTCGAACACGGTTCATCCGTGCGACGAGCGACTGCCCTTCGGCCAGTTGCTGACGCTCGGCATTCAGCACGTACTGGTGATGTATGCAGGGGCCGTCGCCGTACCGCTGATTATCGGCAGTGCGCTCAAACTGCCGAAAGAGCAGATCGCCTTTCTGATCAGCGCCGACCTCTTCTCCTGCGGAATCGCCACGTTGATCCAGACACTCGGCCTGTGGATCTTCGGCATCCGGCTGCCCGTGATCATGGGTTGCACGTTCGCCGCCGTCGGCCCGATGGTCGCGATCGGCACGAACCCGAGCCTCGGCATCCTCGACATCTTCGGCTCGACCATCGCGGCGGGCGTGATCGGCATTGTCGTCGCGCCGATGATCGGCAAATTGCTGCGATTCTTTCCGCCTGTCGTGGTGGGCGTGGTGATCTCCGTGATCGGGCTGTCGCTGATGGAAGTGGGCATTAACTGGGCTGCGGGCGGCGTCGGCAATCCGGATTACGGCAATCCTGTCTATCTCGGCCTGTCGCTCGTCGTGCTCACGCTGATTCTGCTGATCAACAAATTTGGCAAAGGCTTCGTCGCGAATATTTCCGTGCTGCTCGGCATCGTCGCGGGCTTCGTGATTGCCGCGCTGCTCGGCCGCGTGAACATGGAAGGCGTGACGAACGCGCCGTGGGTCGGCTTCGTGATGCCGTTCCACTTCGGCCTGCCGCATTTCGACCCGCTTTCGATCGCGACGATGGTGACCGTGATGTTCGTCACGTTCATCGAATCGACGGGGATGTTCCTTGCGGTCGGCGACATGGTGGAGCGACCGGTCGATCAGAAGGCGCTCGTTCGCGGTCTGCGCGTGGACGGCCTCGGCACGTTGATCGGCGGCATCTTCAACTCGTTCCCGCACACGTCTTTCTCGCAGAATGTCGGCCTGATCGGCGTGACGGGCGTGAAGAGCCGCTTTGTCTGCGCGATGGGCGGCGTGATCCTCGTGCTGCTCGGCCTGTTCCCGAAGATGGCGCAAGTGGTCGCCTCCGTGCCCGCGTTCGTGCTGGGCGGCGCAGGCATCGTGATGTTCGGCATGGTGGCCGCGAACGGCATCAAGGTGCTGTCGAAGGTCGACTTCGTAAAGAACCATCACAACCTCTTCATCGTGGCAGTGAGCATCGGTCTTGGACTGGTGCCCGTCGTTTCGCCGCACTTCTTCGCGAAGCTGCCGCCGGCGTTGTCGCCGCTTCTGCATAGCGGGATTCTGCTGGCGTCGGTATCGGCCGTCGTGCTGAACCTGATCTTCAATGGCGTGAAGGGCGAGCGTGCCGCGAAGCGCGATATTCGCCGCGCCGGTCACGACTTCGACGGACGCAGCGGCAATGACGACGCCATTGCCGGCGACGAAATGCTGCGCGCCGCCGACATGCATTAA
- a CDS encoding metal ABC transporter solute-binding protein: MKNNNSMWKFLTRAAASTVFAFALGHAAHAQEAKIPVVAAENFYGDVVQQLGGDRVDVTSILSNPDQDPHLFEASPKTARALQHASLVVYNGADYDPWMTKLLNASKNDKRKTIVAAKLVGKKSGDNPHLWYDPATMPAVARAVSAALASADPSHKAAYDANLAKFLGSLKPIDDKVAALRSQYARVSVTATEPVFGYMSDAIGLDMRNQRFQLAAMNDTEASASDIAAFERDLRERRVSVLIYNSQATEALTKRMLKLAQQSHVPTMSVTETQPAGKNYQQWMLAQLDALGNALAAGNAGNAGSANKGKTQ, from the coding sequence ATGAAGAACAACAATTCGATGTGGAAGTTTCTGACGCGCGCCGCCGCGTCGACGGTTTTCGCCTTCGCGCTCGGCCACGCCGCGCACGCGCAGGAAGCAAAGATTCCCGTCGTCGCCGCGGAGAATTTCTACGGCGACGTCGTGCAGCAACTGGGCGGCGATCGCGTCGACGTGACGAGCATTCTCAGCAATCCGGATCAGGATCCGCATCTGTTCGAAGCAAGCCCGAAGACGGCGCGCGCGTTGCAGCACGCGAGCCTTGTGGTCTACAACGGCGCCGATTACGATCCGTGGATGACGAAGCTGTTGAACGCGTCGAAGAACGACAAGCGCAAGACGATCGTCGCGGCGAAACTGGTCGGCAAGAAGAGCGGCGACAACCCGCATCTGTGGTACGACCCGGCGACGATGCCCGCCGTCGCGCGCGCGGTGAGCGCGGCGCTGGCGTCGGCTGATCCTTCGCACAAGGCGGCGTATGATGCGAACCTCGCGAAGTTTCTCGGCTCGCTCAAGCCGATCGACGACAAGGTCGCCGCGCTGCGCAGCCAGTACGCGCGCGTGAGCGTGACGGCGACGGAGCCGGTGTTCGGCTACATGTCGGATGCGATCGGCCTCGACATGCGCAACCAGCGTTTCCAGCTGGCCGCGATGAACGACACGGAAGCGAGCGCGTCGGACATCGCCGCGTTCGAGCGCGACCTTCGCGAGCGGCGCGTGAGCGTTCTGATCTATAACAGCCAGGCAACCGAGGCCCTGACCAAACGCATGCTGAAACTCGCGCAGCAATCGCACGTACCGACGATGAGCGTGACGGAGACGCAGCCGGCCGGCAAGAACTACCAGCAATGGATGCTGGCGCAACTCGACGCGCTCGGCAACGCGCTCGCCGCCGGCAACGCTGGCAATGCGGGCAGCGCGAACAAGGGAAAGACTCAATGA
- a CDS encoding metal ABC transporter permease — protein MFEYDFMVNAFAASGIVAVLSGIVGYFLVMRGQTFAGHALSHVGFTGATGAVLIGISPIWGMIGFTLAAGVGMGALGEKLAGRDVAIGVILSLALGFGLLFLHFFTAYATQVTALLFGNVLGVSSSTLAVLAALGVVSLIALAAIMRPLLFASLQPELAEAKGVSLRLVSVLFLAIAALAVAACTQIVGVLLVFTLMVGPAAAAQNLSTRLSVGLVLAALLALAQAWIGVTLAFYTDWPTSFWITLLAALVYGASLLAQHMRR, from the coding sequence ATGTTTGAATACGATTTCATGGTGAACGCCTTCGCGGCGTCGGGGATTGTGGCCGTGCTGTCGGGCATCGTCGGCTACTTCCTCGTGATGCGCGGGCAGACCTTCGCGGGACACGCGCTGTCGCACGTCGGCTTTACGGGCGCGACGGGCGCGGTGCTGATCGGCATTTCGCCGATCTGGGGGATGATCGGCTTCACGCTCGCGGCGGGCGTCGGCATGGGCGCGCTCGGCGAAAAGCTCGCGGGACGCGATGTGGCCATCGGCGTGATTCTGTCGCTCGCGTTGGGCTTCGGCTTGCTGTTTCTGCACTTCTTCACCGCGTATGCGACGCAGGTCACGGCGCTGCTGTTCGGTAACGTGCTCGGCGTCAGTTCGTCGACGCTGGCCGTGCTCGCGGCGCTCGGCGTCGTCAGTCTGATCGCGCTGGCCGCGATCATGCGTCCGTTGCTGTTCGCTTCGCTTCAGCCGGAACTGGCGGAAGCGAAAGGCGTGTCGCTGCGGCTCGTGTCGGTGCTCTTTCTCGCGATCGCGGCGCTCGCCGTGGCCGCGTGCACGCAGATCGTCGGCGTGCTACTCGTGTTCACGCTGATGGTCGGACCGGCAGCCGCCGCACAGAATCTGTCGACGCGTCTGTCCGTCGGACTCGTGCTCGCCGCGCTGCTTGCGCTCGCGCAGGCGTGGATCGGCGTGACGCTCGCCTTCTATACCGACTGGCCGACGAGCTTCTGGATCACGCTGCTCGCGGCGCTGGTCTACGGCGCGAGTTTGCTGGCGCAGCACATGAGGCGTTGA
- a CDS encoding helix-turn-helix transcriptional regulator, which yields MEYTFTLKYRLSAEDCDHDDIVERLGAEGCDDATIGVGQAGRLALAFAREANSATHALVSALKDVRRAVPTAQLVEAAPDFVGLTDVAEVAGVSRQNMRKLMQSHATDFPAPVHEGSTSLWHLCDVLEWMHDRGDYDIAPEVFEVARSAKQINLMKEARDLEPKVTRHFNNLVA from the coding sequence ATGGAATACACCTTCACATTGAAGTACCGTCTAAGCGCGGAAGACTGTGATCACGACGATATCGTCGAGCGTCTCGGGGCGGAAGGCTGCGACGACGCAACCATCGGTGTGGGTCAAGCGGGTCGGCTTGCGCTCGCGTTCGCACGCGAAGCAAATAGCGCAACGCATGCACTTGTCAGCGCGCTAAAGGACGTACGTCGCGCGGTGCCGACAGCGCAGCTGGTCGAGGCTGCGCCAGATTTCGTCGGGCTGACGGATGTTGCGGAAGTGGCGGGCGTGTCGCGTCAGAACATGCGCAAGCTGATGCAATCGCATGCCACCGACTTCCCTGCGCCGGTCCACGAAGGCAGCACATCGCTTTGGCATCTGTGCGACGTGCTCGAGTGGATGCACGATCGCGGCGACTATGACATCGCGCCGGAAGTCTTTGAAGTCGCGAGGTCCGCGAAGCAGATCAATCTGATGAAGGAGGCTCGCGATCTGGAGCCGAAGGTAACGCGGCACTTCAACAATCTGGTCGCGTGA
- a CDS encoding Fur family transcriptional regulator: MARSSDLHPDVSADHADRLAHKLARADALAAERGLALTTLRRQVYTLIAQSERPVGAYDLLAALEPQRGRVPPTTVYRALDFLVEHGFVHRIESKNAFFACCQMGEPHQSQFLMCDACGETVEIPGDGLAAQLSHSAPAHGFEVHHQVVELSGLCAACKHGHA, translated from the coding sequence TCATCCGATCTTCACCCCGACGTTTCCGCCGATCACGCCGACCGGCTCGCGCACAAGCTCGCGCGCGCCGATGCGCTCGCCGCCGAGCGCGGTCTCGCGCTGACGACGCTGCGTCGCCAGGTCTACACGCTGATCGCGCAGAGCGAGCGCCCCGTCGGCGCATACGATCTGCTGGCCGCGCTGGAGCCGCAGCGCGGCCGCGTGCCGCCGACCACCGTGTATCGCGCGCTCGACTTTCTCGTCGAGCATGGCTTCGTGCATCGGATCGAATCGAAAAATGCGTTTTTCGCGTGCTGCCAGATGGGCGAGCCGCATCAGAGCCAGTTCCTGATGTGCGACGCGTGCGGCGAAACCGTCGAGATTCCCGGCGACGGCCTCGCCGCGCAGCTGTCGCACAGCGCCCCCGCGCACGGTTTCGAAGTGCATCACCAGGTCGTCGAGCTGAGCGGACTGTGCGCCGCCTGCAAGCACGGCCACGCCTGA
- a CDS encoding xylulokinase, giving the protein MSFLGIDLGTGSLKLAIIDDEGREQAATSIAYAIDTPHPGWAEIDPQVWWRALCEAAARLPDAQRSAVRAIGFSGQMHGVVLSDAQGHAVRPAMLWPDTRALSLLDAWPAPQPNPVAPGMAGPLLRWVALNEPQSVHAARWALQAKDWLRFKLGGAIATDPSDACATALAEPSGVWDRALHERLGLPADWFAPLAPSYAAGGTLSDEAAQALGLRAGIVLAMGAGDTPCAALGSGLTSDGDALLTTGTGGQILVLATEEPDPVQGLHRYRAATDHWYRMAAMQNVGVALEAVRGWLSYEWQDAYRDAFESDAAPGLTFLPYLTGERTPWLNPAARGGWLGLALGMSRGTMMRAAFEGVAFSLRAGLDAIRQSGASVSALRLAGGGSVDPRWRQLLANALQVELHAVDCPNAAARGAAMLGGIAAGHWHAADLAALAPSASRVAGPQDDAQLAARYARFIDLYGRVEPWFAQPSA; this is encoded by the coding sequence ATGTCCTTTCTTGGCATCGATCTCGGTACAGGTTCACTGAAGCTCGCGATCATCGACGACGAAGGCCGCGAGCAGGCCGCGACCAGCATCGCGTATGCAATCGACACGCCGCATCCGGGCTGGGCGGAAATCGATCCGCAGGTCTGGTGGCGCGCACTGTGCGAGGCGGCAGCGCGCTTGCCCGACGCGCAACGCAGCGCCGTGCGAGCCATCGGCTTTTCCGGTCAGATGCACGGCGTCGTGCTGAGCGACGCGCAGGGTCACGCCGTGCGTCCCGCGATGCTCTGGCCCGACACGCGCGCGTTGTCCTTGCTCGATGCATGGCCCGCGCCGCAGCCCAATCCCGTTGCGCCCGGCATGGCCGGTCCGCTGCTGCGCTGGGTCGCGCTGAATGAGCCGCAATCGGTGCATGCCGCGCGCTGGGCGTTGCAGGCCAAAGACTGGCTGCGCTTCAAACTGGGCGGCGCGATCGCCACGGATCCCTCCGATGCGTGCGCGACGGCGCTAGCCGAACCCTCCGGCGTCTGGGATCGTGCGTTGCATGAGAGGCTCGGACTGCCCGCAGACTGGTTCGCGCCGCTCGCGCCTTCGTATGCCGCGGGCGGCACGTTGTCGGACGAAGCGGCGCAGGCGCTCGGCTTGCGCGCGGGCATCGTGCTTGCGATGGGTGCGGGCGACACGCCATGCGCTGCGCTCGGCAGCGGTTTGACAAGCGACGGCGACGCGCTGTTGACTACGGGCACGGGCGGCCAGATTCTCGTGCTCGCGACGGAAGAACCCGACCCGGTGCAAGGGCTGCATCGATATCGCGCGGCGACGGATCACTGGTACCGGATGGCGGCCATGCAAAACGTCGGCGTTGCGCTCGAAGCCGTGCGCGGCTGGCTGTCTTATGAATGGCAAGACGCCTATCGCGACGCGTTCGAGTCCGATGCCGCGCCCGGTCTCACGTTTCTGCCGTATCTGACGGGCGAACGCACGCCGTGGCTCAATCCTGCCGCACGCGGCGGCTGGCTGGGACTCGCGCTCGGCATGTCGCGCGGCACGATGATGCGCGCGGCGTTCGAAGGCGTCGCGTTTTCGTTGCGAGCCGGGCTCGATGCGATCCGTCAAAGCGGTGCGAGCGTGTCGGCGCTGCGTCTCGCGGGCGGCGGTTCGGTCGATCCACGCTGGCGTCAGTTGCTCGCGAATGCGCTGCAAGTGGAACTGCATGCCGTCGATTGCCCGAACGCGGCAGCGCGTGGCGCGGCGATGCTCGGTGGTATCGCAGCGGGACATTGGCACGCAGCCGACCTCGCGGCGCTCGCGCCTTCGGCATCGCGCGTGGCCGGGCCGCAGGACGATGCGCAACTCGCCGCACGTTATGCGCGCTTCATCGATCTTTACGGACGCGTCGAGCCGTGGTTCGCGCAGCCGTCAGCATGA
- a CDS encoding S-(hydroxymethyl)glutathione dehydrogenase/class III alcohol dehydrogenase yields the protein MKTKAAIAWKAGAPLTIEEVDLEGPRAGEVLIEVKATGICHTDYYTLSGADPEGIFPAILGHEGAGVVVDTGPGVGTLKKGDHVIPLYTPECRQCKFCLSRKTNLCQAIRSTQGKGLMPDATSRFSLDGKPLFHYMGTSTFSNYIVVPEIAVAKIREDAPFDKVCYIGCGVTTGVGAVVYSAKVEAGANVVVFGLGGIGLNVIQGAKMVGADKIIGVDINPGRVELAKKFGMTHFINPKEVENVVDHIVQLTDGGADYSFECVGNTTLMRQALECTHKGWGQSFIIGVAAAGEEISTRPFQLVTGRQWKGSAFGGARGRTDVPKIVDWYMEGKINIDDLITHHLKLDQINEGFDLMKKGESIRSVVIY from the coding sequence ATGAAGACGAAAGCAGCAATCGCATGGAAAGCAGGCGCACCGTTGACGATCGAAGAAGTCGACCTCGAAGGTCCGCGCGCCGGTGAAGTGCTGATCGAAGTGAAGGCGACGGGCATCTGCCACACCGACTACTACACGCTGTCGGGCGCCGATCCCGAAGGGATTTTCCCGGCGATTCTCGGTCACGAAGGCGCGGGCGTCGTCGTCGATACGGGTCCGGGCGTCGGCACGCTGAAGAAGGGCGATCACGTGATTCCCCTCTACACGCCGGAATGCCGCCAATGCAAGTTCTGCCTGTCGCGCAAGACGAATCTGTGTCAGGCCATCCGCTCGACGCAGGGCAAGGGCCTGATGCCCGACGCAACGTCGCGCTTCTCGCTCGACGGCAAGCCGCTGTTTCACTACATGGGCACGTCCACGTTCTCGAACTACATCGTCGTGCCGGAAATCGCAGTGGCGAAGATCCGCGAAGACGCGCCGTTCGACAAAGTCTGCTACATCGGCTGCGGCGTGACGACGGGCGTCGGCGCCGTCGTCTATTCGGCGAAGGTCGAGGCGGGTGCGAACGTCGTCGTGTTCGGTCTGGGCGGCATTGGCCTCAACGTGATTCAGGGCGCGAAGATGGTCGGCGCCGACAAGATCATCGGCGTCGACATCAATCCGGGCCGGGTCGAACTGGCGAAGAAGTTCGGCATGACGCACTTCATCAACCCGAAGGAAGTCGAGAACGTCGTCGACCATATCGTGCAACTGACGGACGGCGGCGCGGACTATTCGTTCGAATGCGTCGGCAACACGACGCTGATGCGCCAGGCGCTGGAGTGCACGCACAAGGGTTGGGGCCAGTCGTTCATCATCGGCGTGGCGGCGGCGGGCGAAGAGATCAGCACGCGTCCGTTCCAGCTGGTCACGGGCCGTCAATGGAAGGGCTCGGCGTTCGGCGGCGCGCGTGGCCGTACCGACGTGCCGAAGATCGTCGACTGGTACATGGAAGGCAAGATCAATATCGACGATCTGATCACGCATCACCTGAAGCTCGACCAGATCAACGAAGGCTTCGACCTGATGAAGAAGGGTGAGTCGATCCGCTCGGTCGTCATCTACTAA
- a CDS encoding ABC transporter ATP-binding protein has translation MNMPRRQGSSDTAPVLDLDRVTLELGDRTILRDTSFTINQGEFIGVLGPNGAGKTTLMRSVLGLVPAASGTVRVLGEPVMRGNPSIGYMPQTRSALAGRRVRGRDFVAMAADGHRWGLPHADAKARADVDRVLELVGGSALAARPLSELSGGERQRLLLAQCLLGNPRLLLLDEPLISLDPHHQKTVVELVKRVQQELGIAVLFSAHELNPLLHALDRVLYLGNGVAALGTVDEVITKPVLSRLYGSTIDVMRVNGRIFVMSGDFDVEKHDHEHEDDDHQHGEPHGHGHSHGHAHDAKHTHHHASRDGHTHDV, from the coding sequence ATGAACATGCCTCGCCGCCAGGGATCGTCGGACACGGCACCCGTGCTCGACCTCGATCGCGTGACGCTCGAACTCGGCGACCGCACGATCCTGCGCGACACCAGCTTCACGATCAACCAGGGCGAATTCATCGGCGTGCTCGGGCCGAACGGCGCGGGCAAGACGACGCTGATGCGCTCGGTGCTCGGCCTCGTTCCAGCGGCGAGCGGCACGGTGCGCGTGCTCGGTGAACCCGTCATGCGCGGCAATCCGTCGATCGGCTATATGCCGCAGACGCGCAGCGCGCTCGCCGGCCGACGCGTGCGCGGGCGCGACTTCGTGGCGATGGCGGCGGACGGACATCGCTGGGGTTTGCCGCATGCGGACGCCAAGGCTCGCGCCGATGTCGACCGCGTGCTGGAACTGGTCGGCGGCAGCGCGCTCGCGGCGCGTCCGTTGTCAGAGCTGTCGGGCGGAGAGCGTCAGCGGTTGCTGCTCGCGCAATGTCTGCTCGGCAATCCGCGTCTGCTGCTGCTCGACGAACCGCTGATCAGCCTCGATCCGCATCATCAGAAAACCGTCGTTGAACTGGTCAAGCGCGTGCAGCAGGAACTCGGCATCGCCGTGCTGTTCTCCGCGCACGAACTCAATCCGCTGTTGCATGCGCTCGATCGCGTGCTGTATCTCGGCAATGGCGTAGCAGCGCTCGGCACCGTCGATGAAGTGATCACGAAGCCGGTGCTCTCGCGCCTCTATGGCTCGACCATCGACGTGATGCGCGTGAACGGCCGCATCTTCGTGATGTCGGGCGACTTCGACGTCGAAAAGCACGATCACGAACACGAAGACGACGACCATCAGCATGGCGAGCCGCACGGCCACGGACATTCGCACGGCCACGCGCACGACGCGAAGCACACCCACCACCACGCGTCACGCGACGGACACACGCACGATGTTTGA